Proteins from a genomic interval of Procambarus clarkii isolate CNS0578487 chromosome 45, FALCON_Pclarkii_2.0, whole genome shotgun sequence:
- the LOC123770153 gene encoding zinc finger protein 708-like → MMHTGQKTLKCADRVKRSSNLRLIKQHMVTHIRDKPHECPECGKKFNRLGHVKQHMVVHTKNKPHGCPECGKKFSHQGDVKRHMVVHTGDKLHECSECGKRFSRLGLVKEHMVVHTRDKPHECPDCGKRFSFLGDVKRHKAVHTGDKPHECPECGKRFSRLGFLKQHMIMHTGDKHHECPECGKRFSHLGNMNTHMMVHSAQKPFECAECGKSFSHLKHVKRHMFVHTGEKPHKCPECGKRFSYTGGLKRHIMLHTGRKPFECAECGRRFGERSNIIRHLLVHTGVKPHACPECGKRFKQSSSMRKHIMLLHPSDKPDLA, encoded by the coding sequence ATGATGCATACGGGCCAAAAAACTTTAAAATGTGCAGACCGTGTAAAAAGATCTAGTAATCTTAGGCTTATAAAGCAGCACATGGTTACACATATAAgggacaaacctcacgagtgtccagagtgtgggaaaaaattCAATCGTCTTGGACATGTGAAGCAGCACATGGTTGTGCATACGAAAAATAAACCTCATGggtgtccagaatgtgggaaaAAATTCAGTCATCAAGGAGATGTGAAGAGGCATATGGTTGTGCATACAGGGGATAAACTTCATGAGTGTTCAGAATGTGGGAaacgattcagtcgtcttggacttGTGAAGGAGCACATGGTTGTGCATACGAGggataaacctcacgagtgtccagattgtgggaaaagattcagtttTCTTGGGGATGTGAAGAGGCACAAGGCTGTACATACAGgggataaacctcatgagtgtccagagtgtgggaaacgattcagtcgtcttggatttTTGAAGCAGCACATGATTATGCATACAGGGGATAAacatcacgagtgtccagagtgtgggaaaagattcagtcatcttggaaatatgaatactcacatgatggtgcattCAGCCCAGAAACCTTTCGAATgtgcagagtgtgggaaaagtttCAGTCATCTTAAACATGTGAAGCGGCATATGTTTGTGCATACAGgggaaaaacctcacaagtgtccagagtgtgggaaaagattcagttaTACTGGAGGTCTAAAGAggcacataatgttgcatacaggAAGGAAACCTTTTGAATGTGCCGAATGTGGTAGAAGATTTGGAGAACGTAGCAATATAATTAGACACTTGTTAGTGCATACTGGTGTTAAACCTCATgcttgtccagagtgtggaaaaagGTTCAAGCAAAGTAGTAGTATGAGAAAACACATCATGTTATTGCATCCAAGTGATAAACCTGACTTGGCttag
- the LOC123770213 gene encoding cuticle protein 19, which translates to MAASVTAMGGPEAFFGYEPEPETESSYTSISSFARAYKPPTYFKPLASVKPVPSLNLALPTQPVPLTKPFLPPQEVLPFQPAPLTKPALSLQPTLGVKSVPASQILVSNKPAPSFKPALFYKVPTKRYNFDWAVKDDLAENDFAHEESRDGDHTRGSYSVLLPDGRVQTVTYYVNGDSGYVAEVTYEGSAQFPSPKPAYRRVPAYG; encoded by the exons ATGGCAGCCTCGGTCACTGCCATGGGCGGCCCAGAAGCATTCTTCGGCTATGAACCTGAACCAGAGACTGAGTCGTCCTACACCTCTATCTCTTCCTTCGCCAGGGCGTACAAGCCCCCGACATACTTCAAGCCACTCGCTTCAGTAAAGCCAGTCCCGTCGCTTAATCTTGCTCTACCAACCCAGCCAGTGCCTTTAACTAAGCCATTTCTGCCACCCCAAGAGGTCTTGCCCTTCCAGCCGGCGCCATTAACCAAGCCAGCTCTATCACTCCAGCCTACTCTTGGAGTCAAGTCAGTCCCAGCAAGCCAGATATTAGTATCAAATAAGCCAGCTCCATCATTCAAGCCAGCCCTGTTCTATAAA GTTCCCACCAAGAGGTACAACTTCGACTGGGCCGTCAAAGATGACCTCGCCGAGAACGACTTCGCTCACGAGGAGTCTCGAGACGGCGACCACACCCGCGGGTCGTACTCCGTGCTTCTCCCCGACGGCCGGGTACAGACCGTGACTTATTACGTGAATGGTGACTCCGGCTACGTGGCCGAGGTCACGTACGAAGGCTCGGCCCAGTTCCCTAGCCCCAAGCCTGCATACAGACGCGTCCCAGCCTACGGTTAA